The following coding sequences are from one Gossypium raimondii isolate GPD5lz chromosome 4, ASM2569854v1, whole genome shotgun sequence window:
- the LOC105780948 gene encoding protein trichome birefringence-like 3 isoform X2 has product MMKGYRGKLPLSIITVTLCGFAFLALLYTERLSFLSSSSFLKSKSCARRTSAVVKAKKNLENPELDDRFEFDPEECDITRGKWVFNRSIKPLYTDRSCPYVDRQFSCVKNGRLDLDYRHWEWQPDDCYLPRFDPEVALEKLRGKRLVFAGDSLQRSQWESFVCMIEWTIPPQKKSMKRGKIRNVFKAKEYNASIEFYWAPFLVESNTEVNILEPKKRIIKVDSVSKQSKNWEGADILAFNTYVWWMIGLRLKTLWGSFANGEEGYAQLDTPVAYKIGLKTWANWIDSTINPNKTRVFFTTMSSIHSKSKDWGREDGLKCFNETKPVMKKKFWGSGSNKDMMSVVAGVINKMKVPVSVLNITQLSEYRIDAHSSIYTETGGRLLNDEEKADPGRHADCIHWCLPGVPDTWNQIFLAHL; this is encoded by the exons ATGATGAAAGGTTACAGAGGAAAGCTACCCCTTTCAATCATCACTGTTACACTCTGCGGTTTTGCTTTCCTTGCTCTCTTATATACTGAAAGACTCAGTTTTCTCTCTTCAAGTTCTTTTCTCAAATCTAAATCCTGTGCTAGAAGAACAAGTGCTGTTGTTAAAGCTA AGAAGAACCTAGAAAACCCCGAACTAGACGATAGGTTCGAGTTTGACCCTGAGGAATGTGATATAACTCGTGGGAAGTGGGTGTTCAACCGTTCCATCAAGCCTCTGTACACAGACAGGAGTTGTCCGTACGTGGACAGGCAATTTTCTTGTGTCAAAAATGGTCGGCTTGATCTTGATTACCGTCATTGGGAATGGCAGCCAGACGACTGCTACTTGCCTAG ATTTGATCCAGAAGTTGCACTTGAAAAGCTTAGAGGGAAGAGGTTGGTGTTTGCAGGGGATTCCCTGCAAAGGAGTCAATGGGAATCTTTCGTTTGTATGATAGAATGGACTATTCCTCCACAAAAGAAGTCTATGAAACGAGGCAAAATTCGTAATGTCTTCAAAGCCAAG GAATATAATGCAAGTATAGAGTTTTATTGGGCTCCATTTCTAGTTGAATCCAATACGGAGGTGAATATCTTAGAACCGAAGAAGAGAATCATAAAAGTTGACTCAGTTTCCAAGCAGTCAAAAAACTGGGAAGGAGCTGATATCCTTGCCTTCAATACTTACGTTTGGTGGATGATTGGCCTTCGCCTCAAAACACT ATGGGGTTCGTTCGCAAATGGTGAAGAAGGTTATGCACAGCTGGATACACCGGTTGCCTACAAAATCGGTTTGAAGACATGGGCTAACTGGATCGATTCTACCATCAATCCCAACAAGACACGTGTTTTCTTCACTACTATGTCCTCTATACATTCCAA GAGCAAAGACTGGGGCAGGGAAGATGGGCTTAAATGCTTCAACGAAACGAAGCCAGTGATGAAGAAGAAATTCTGGGGAAGCGGTTCCAACAAGGATATGATGAGCGTGGTGGCTGGTGTGATCAACAAAATGAAAGTCCCCGTCTCGGTTCTTAACATTACGCAGCTTTCAGAGTACAGGATCGATGCACATTCATCCATTTATACCGAAACTGGGGGACGGCTTTTGAACGACGAGGAAAAAGCAGATCCAGGCCGTCATGCCGATTGCATCCATTGGTGCTTGCCCGGTGTTCCCGATACTTGGaatcaaatatttttagcaCATTTgtag
- the LOC105780948 gene encoding protein trichome birefringence-like 3 isoform X1 — protein MMKGYRGKLPLSIITVTLCGFAFLALLYTERLSFLSSSSFLKSKSCARRTSAVVKAKDETAEKNLENPELDDRFEFDPEECDITRGKWVFNRSIKPLYTDRSCPYVDRQFSCVKNGRLDLDYRHWEWQPDDCYLPRFDPEVALEKLRGKRLVFAGDSLQRSQWESFVCMIEWTIPPQKKSMKRGKIRNVFKAKEYNASIEFYWAPFLVESNTEVNILEPKKRIIKVDSVSKQSKNWEGADILAFNTYVWWMIGLRLKTLWGSFANGEEGYAQLDTPVAYKIGLKTWANWIDSTINPNKTRVFFTTMSSIHSKSKDWGREDGLKCFNETKPVMKKKFWGSGSNKDMMSVVAGVINKMKVPVSVLNITQLSEYRIDAHSSIYTETGGRLLNDEEKADPGRHADCIHWCLPGVPDTWNQIFLAHL, from the exons ATGATGAAAGGTTACAGAGGAAAGCTACCCCTTTCAATCATCACTGTTACACTCTGCGGTTTTGCTTTCCTTGCTCTCTTATATACTGAAAGACTCAGTTTTCTCTCTTCAAGTTCTTTTCTCAAATCTAAATCCTGTGCTAGAAGAACAAGTGCTGTTGTTAAAGCTA AGGATGAAACAGCAGAGAAGAACCTAGAAAACCCCGAACTAGACGATAGGTTCGAGTTTGACCCTGAGGAATGTGATATAACTCGTGGGAAGTGGGTGTTCAACCGTTCCATCAAGCCTCTGTACACAGACAGGAGTTGTCCGTACGTGGACAGGCAATTTTCTTGTGTCAAAAATGGTCGGCTTGATCTTGATTACCGTCATTGGGAATGGCAGCCAGACGACTGCTACTTGCCTAG ATTTGATCCAGAAGTTGCACTTGAAAAGCTTAGAGGGAAGAGGTTGGTGTTTGCAGGGGATTCCCTGCAAAGGAGTCAATGGGAATCTTTCGTTTGTATGATAGAATGGACTATTCCTCCACAAAAGAAGTCTATGAAACGAGGCAAAATTCGTAATGTCTTCAAAGCCAAG GAATATAATGCAAGTATAGAGTTTTATTGGGCTCCATTTCTAGTTGAATCCAATACGGAGGTGAATATCTTAGAACCGAAGAAGAGAATCATAAAAGTTGACTCAGTTTCCAAGCAGTCAAAAAACTGGGAAGGAGCTGATATCCTTGCCTTCAATACTTACGTTTGGTGGATGATTGGCCTTCGCCTCAAAACACT ATGGGGTTCGTTCGCAAATGGTGAAGAAGGTTATGCACAGCTGGATACACCGGTTGCCTACAAAATCGGTTTGAAGACATGGGCTAACTGGATCGATTCTACCATCAATCCCAACAAGACACGTGTTTTCTTCACTACTATGTCCTCTATACATTCCAA GAGCAAAGACTGGGGCAGGGAAGATGGGCTTAAATGCTTCAACGAAACGAAGCCAGTGATGAAGAAGAAATTCTGGGGAAGCGGTTCCAACAAGGATATGATGAGCGTGGTGGCTGGTGTGATCAACAAAATGAAAGTCCCCGTCTCGGTTCTTAACATTACGCAGCTTTCAGAGTACAGGATCGATGCACATTCATCCATTTATACCGAAACTGGGGGACGGCTTTTGAACGACGAGGAAAAAGCAGATCCAGGCCGTCATGCCGATTGCATCCATTGGTGCTTGCCCGGTGTTCCCGATACTTGGaatcaaatatttttagcaCATTTgtag